The Pseudopipra pipra isolate bDixPip1 chromosome 8, bDixPip1.hap1, whole genome shotgun sequence sequence cgccggcggggccggcggcgtggcggcgagcggcggcggggccccGCAGCGCTGCGGCATCCGCACCTCGGACATCATCATCCTGCCGCACATCGTGCTCAACCGCCGCACCTCGGGCATCATCGAGATCGAGATCAAGCCCCTGCGCAAGACGGAGAAGAGCAAGTCCTACTACCTGTGCACCTCCGTCTcggccccccccgccgccgccgccgccgccctggggcccggcgctcccggggggctggcaggggccGAGGGGCCGGCGGGACCCCCGCCCTGGGGTGAGACCACCTGGATCTACCACGACGGCGAGGACACCAAGATGATCGTGGGTGAGGAGAAGAAGTTCTTGCTGCCCTTCTGGCTGCAAGTCATTTTCATCTCTCTCCTCCTGTGCCTCTCGGGCATGTTCAGTGGCCTCAACCTGGGCCTGATGGCCCTGGACCCCATGGAGTTGCGCATCGTGCAGAATTGTGGCACGGACAAAGAAAAGAACTATGCCAAGCGCATCGAGCCTGTGCGGCGTCAGGGCAACTACCTGCTGTGCTCCCTCCTGCTCGGCAATGTCCTGGTCAATACCACACTTACCATCCTGCTGGATGACATTGCCGGCTCTGGGCTGGTGGCCGTGGTGGTCTCCACCATCGGTATCGTCATCTTCGGCGAGATCGTGCCGCAGGCAATTTGCTCTCGGCACGGCCTGGCCGTGGGCGCCAACACCATCTTCCTCACCAAGTTTTTCATGATGATGACCTTCCCGGCCTCCTACCCCGTCAGCAAGTTGCTGGACTGTGTCCTGGGCCAGGAGATCGGCACGGTCTATAACCGTGAGAAGTTGTTGGAGATGCTGCGGGTCACCGACCCTTATAACGATCTAGTCAAGGAGGAGCTCAACATTATCCAAGGAGCCCTGGAACTGCGCACTAAGACtgtggaggatgtgatgacTCCCCTCCGAGACTGTTTTATGATTGCTGCCGAGGCTGTGCTCGACTTCAACACTATGTCTGAGATCATGGAGAGCGGTTACACCCGCATCCCCGTTTTTGAGGGTGACCGCTCCAACATCGTGGACTTGCTCTTTGTTAAGGACCTGGCTTTTGTGGACCCCGATGACTGCACGCCACTAAAGACCATCACCCGCTTCTACAACCATCCTCTGCACTTTGTGTTCAACGACACCAAGCTCGATGCTATGCTGGAGGAGTTCAAAAAAGGTGGGCTTGTGCCTGTGGCGGGGGCGTGGTGGGGAGGTGCTGTTTGATGGCTGTCAGCATCTACCTTCTTGCAGCaagggagctctgcagaggggacTCTGGGGTTCCCGCTTGTGGAGGGGTGTGGGAAGATGCATTCAGGACATGGAGTGGCCGGTATTTTGGCATCTGCCAGATCTGCTTGTCCTCTGGGCCAGAAAGCTGATACACGGCTGGTATGTGCCCCCGGCCTCTTTTCCCCCACTGCActgggatgtgtgtgtgggCATGGTGCCAAGCaaggttgttttctttcttgttttttccaCTCATCTGTCCATTATAGTGAGAACCGCTGCCGGGAATCCGCGCCCGTTACTTGGCTGTGTCTTCTCCGTGCTTTTTCAGC is a genomic window containing:
- the CNNM2 gene encoding metal transporter CNNM2 isoform X4, with the translated sequence MAALPGGNMAGGGRGARVLLLLLLLGGCLGRRPPAAAAAAAAPPAAVVPPPAAEETVIIGLRLEDTDDVSFMEGGALRVSERTRVKLRVYGQNINNETWSRIAFTEQERQPGGQAAAGPAGRGAGGAGGVAASGGGAPQRCGIRTSDIIILPHIVLNRRTSGIIEIEIKPLRKTEKSKSYYLCTSVSAPPAAAAAALGPGAPGGLAGAEGPAGPPPWGETTWIYHDGEDTKMIVGEEKKFLLPFWLQVIFISLLLCLSGMFSGLNLGLMALDPMELRIVQNCGTDKEKNYAKRIEPVRRQGNYLLCSLLLGNVLVNTTLTILLDDIAGSGLVAVVVSTIGIVIFGEIVPQAICSRHGLAVGANTIFLTKFFMMMTFPASYPVSKLLDCVLGQEIGTVYNREKLLEMLRVTDPYNDLVKEELNIIQGALELRTKTVEDVMTPLRDCFMIAAEAVLDFNTMSEIMESGYTRIPVFEGDRSNIVDLLFVKDLAFVDPDDCTPLKTITRFYNHPLHFVFNDTKLDAMLEEFKKAITNSCEIAETSLGIGGG